A window of Solanum stenotomum isolate F172 chromosome 3, ASM1918654v1, whole genome shotgun sequence contains these coding sequences:
- the LOC125857528 gene encoding histone H2B — MAPKAEKKPAEKKPAAEKAPAEKKPKAGKKLPKDGAAAAGDKKKKRVKKSVETYKIYIFKVLKQVHPDIGISSKAMGIMNSFINDIFEKLAQESSRLARYNKKPTITSREIQTAVRLVLPGELAKHAVSEGTKAVTKFTSS, encoded by the coding sequence ATGGCACCGAAGGCCGAGAAGAAACCAGCGGAGAAGAAGCCAGCCGCAGAGAAGGCACCAGCAGAGAAGAAGCCAAAGGCAGGCAAGAAGCTGCCCAAGGATGGCGCAGCAGCTGCAGGagacaagaagaaaaagagggtaAAGAAGTCCGTGGAAACCTACAAGATCTACATTTTTAAAGTGCTGAAACAGGTTCACCCTGACATTGGTATCTCTAGCAAGGCTATGGGTATTATGAACAGCTTTATCAATGACATTTTTGAGAAACTTGCTCAAGAGTCTTCTCGTCTTGCTCGCTATAACAAGAAGCCTACTATTACTTCTCGGGAGATCCAGACTGCTGTCAGATTGGTGCTCCCTGGTGAATTGGCTAAGCATGCTGTATCTGAGGGTACAAAGGCTGTTACCAAATTTACCAGCTCTTAA